A window from Salminus brasiliensis chromosome 7, fSalBra1.hap2, whole genome shotgun sequence encodes these proteins:
- the sec61a1b gene encoding protein transport protein Sec61 subunit alpha-like 2 has protein sequence MAIKFLEVIKPFCAVLPEIQKPERRIQFREKVLWTAITLFIFLVCCQIPLFGIMSSDSADPFYWMRVILASNRGTLMELGISPIVTSGLIMQLLAGAKIIEVGDTPKDRALFNGAQKLFGMIITIGQAIVYVMTGMYGDPSEMGAGICLLIIIQLFVAGLIVLLLDELLQKGYGLGSGISLFIATNICETIVWKAFSPTTVNTGRGTEFEGAIIALFHLLATRTDKVRALREAFYRQNLPNLMNLIATVFVFAVVIYFQGFRVDLPIKSARYRGQYNTYPIKLFYTSNIPIILQSALVSNLYVISQMLSTRFSGNFLVNLLGTWSDTSTGGPARAYPVGGLCYYLSPPESFGSVLEDPVHAVIYIVFMLGSCAFFSKTWIEVSGSSAKDVAKQLKEQQMVMRGHRDTSMVHELNRYIPTAAAFGGLCIGGLSVMADFLGAIGSGTGILLAVTIIYQYFEIFVKEQSEVGSMGALLF, from the exons ATGGCCA TTAAATTTTTGGAGGTGATAAAACCCTTTTGTGCAGTATTACCTGAGATCCAGAAACCGGAGAGGAGG ATTCAGTTCAGGGAGAAGGTACTATGGACAGCCATCACCCTATTCATCTTCCTGGTTTGCTGCCAG ATTCCCCTCTTTGGTATCATGTCATCAGACTCTGCAGATCCTTTCTACTGGATGAGAGTCATTCTTGCTTCCAACAGag GTACTCTGATGGAGTTGGGTATCTCGCCCATCGTTACCTCTGGTCTGATCATGCAGCTGCTGGCTGGAGCTAAAATTATTGAGGTCGGAGACACGCCAAAGGACAGAGCTCTCTTTAACGGAGCTCAGAAAT TATTTGGAATGATCATCACCATTGGCCAGGCTATTGTGTATGTGATGACTGGCATGTATGGAGACCCCTCAGAGATGGGTGCTGGGATTTGTCTGCTCATCATCATCCAG TTGTTTGTGGCTGGACTAATAGTGCTGCTTCTGGATGAGTTGCTGCAAAAAGGCTATGGTTTGGGCTCAGGCATTTCTCTCTTCATTGCCACAAACATCTGCGAGACCATTGTATGGAAAGCCTTCAGCCCAACTACAGTCAACACTGGCCGAG GTACTGAGTTTGAGGGAGCAATCATTGCTCTGTTCCACTTGCTTGCCACACGTACTGACAAAGTACGGGCTTTGAGAGAAGCTTTCTACAGGCAGAACCTGCCCAACCTCATGAACCTTATTGCTACAGTCTTCGTCTTCGCTGTGGTTATATACTTCCAG GGCTTTAGAGTTGATCTGCCCATCAAGTCTGCACGTTATCGTGGCCAGTACAACACATATCCCATCAAGCTCTTTTACACTTCCAACATTCCCATCATCCTGCAGTCTGCACTGGTGTCCAACCTCTACGTCATCTCTCAAATGCTCTCCACTCGCTTCAGTGGCAACTTCCTTGTTAATTTGCTGGGAACTTGGTCT GACACCTCAACTGGAGGGCCAGCTCGTGCGTACCCTGTAGGAGGTCTGTGCTACTACCTCTCCCCTCCAGAGTCATTTGGCTCTGTTTTAGAAGACCCAGTTCATGCTGTCATCTACATTGTCTTCATGTTGGGATCCTGTGCCTTTTTCTCAAAGACCTGGATTGAGGTTTCTGGATCTTCTGCCAAAGAT GTGGCAAAACAGCTGAAGGAACAGCAGATGGTAatgagaggacacagagacacTTCCATGGTTCATGAACTCAACAG GTACATCCCCACAGCTGCAGCGTTTGGAGGATTGTGTATAGGTGGTCTTTCAGTCATGGCAGATTTCCTGGGGGCCATTGGCTCAGGAACTGGAATCTTATTGGCTGTAACAATCATCTACCAGTACTTTGAAATCTTCGTTAAGGAACAGAGTGAAGTTGGCAGTATGGGTGCTCTACTCTTCTAG